The following coding sequences lie in one Vibrio casei genomic window:
- the traJ gene encoding conjugal transfer transcriptional regulator TraJ encodes MENNTNKTTRKNSPPIKVYCLPEERALIESMSAQAGLSTSTYLREVGQGYRIQGVTDVEQVRELVRVNGDLGRLGGLLKLWLSNDAKVAHVGANTILAVLNRIEETQDQMSSLMESILRPRADQ; translated from the coding sequence ATGGAGAACAACACAAATAAGACGACGAGAAAGAATAGTCCTCCGATTAAGGTCTATTGCCTACCGGAAGAGCGTGCGCTGATCGAATCCATGTCAGCACAGGCAGGGCTCAGTACTTCGACCTATTTGCGTGAAGTAGGCCAAGGTTATCGCATTCAAGGAGTTACTGATGTTGAACAGGTACGCGAACTGGTAAGAGTGAATGGTGACTTAGGGCGTTTGGGTGGTTTGCTTAAGTTATGGCTTAGTAATGATGCCAAGGTGGCACATGTTGGGGCCAATACGATCTTGGCAGTGCTTAATCGTATCGAGGAGACGCAAGATCAAATGAGTTCACTTATGGAATCTATTCTTCGCCCGAGAGCGGACCAATGA
- the trbJ gene encoding P-type conjugative transfer protein TrbJ has product MLKRKILAAKIPVLAISLALNLSNPVYAGIPVADGTNLIQNIMSAMEAVTQTAKQIQQYQTQLQQYENMLQNSMAPASYIWDQAQRTINDLNQATNTLAYYQNQLGSLDAYLGKFQDVAYYRSSPCFSAAGCSDAERAAMTENRRLASESQKKANDALFRSLEQQQDNLEADARQLNRLQSGAQSADGQLAAIGYANQLASNQANQLLQIRSLLIAQQNAVGTRMQADADREAQYQASRERLFDMGEPTDRSENRGF; this is encoded by the coding sequence ATGCTAAAACGAAAAATTTTAGCGGCTAAAATTCCCGTGCTTGCCATCTCCTTGGCGTTAAACCTTTCTAATCCTGTATATGCGGGGATTCCGGTTGCTGATGGTACGAATCTAATTCAGAACATCATGTCGGCAATGGAAGCTGTTACACAGACTGCTAAACAAATTCAGCAGTATCAAACCCAGTTGCAGCAGTACGAAAATATGCTGCAAAACTCGATGGCCCCAGCTTCTTATATTTGGGACCAGGCGCAGCGCACCATCAACGATCTGAACCAGGCGACCAACACGCTCGCCTATTACCAGAACCAGCTTGGCAGCCTCGATGCTTACCTAGGCAAGTTCCAGGACGTGGCCTATTACCGCAGCTCTCCTTGTTTCTCGGCAGCGGGGTGCAGCGATGCAGAACGGGCCGCAATGACCGAGAACCGACGCCTTGCGTCTGAATCGCAGAAAAAGGCCAACGACGCACTGTTTAGGAGTCTGGAGCAGCAGCAAGATAACTTGGAAGCCGATGCCCGTCAGCTTAACCGCCTGCAATCTGGTGCTCAGAGCGCGGACGGCCAATTGGCGGCTATTGGCTACGCTAACCAGCTCGCCAGCAACCAGGCTAACCAGCTCCTGCAAATCCGTAGCCTGCTGATTGCTCAGCAGAATGCCGTTGGCACTCGAATGCAGGCGGATGCTGACCGCGAAGCTCAATATCAAGCGTCTCGTGAAAGGTTGTTCGATATGGGCGAGCCAACCGACCGTTCAGAAAACAGGGGGTTTTAA
- the trbL gene encoding P-type conjugative transfer protein TrbL has product MNKIFIRLVMLLAVLLTSQTASAAIDPNGVLDEVAVRFMTASATWGTVITNYAAWLFWTLGTISLVWTGGTLILKQADIREFFAEFVRFILTFGFFLWLLRNGPDFATSIIDSLRMIGAQAGGLPRDLTPSEPISIAFDIIVKAGESYSITSPIDNLSIFLITLAILACMAVVAANVLLALVTAWILIYAGVFVLGFGGSRWTSDIAINYFKSVLGVALKLMTMTLLIGIAMSIMDGFYADLSNDAPMRELLVIFVVSLVLVMLIHSVSNVVASLVPGGGAAVGAGSISAGAMAGAAVATGGMAAGAAMATAGGASAIQAAFAKAGENVANNTDVMSSLGRAFSGGSDSDEAGSFSQASGQSSSGGESSGGFKGSAVKAGRIAADTGANLMKGVGDMAGDRISGTAGGRLASSIRNNTKDNGDSDDQEGD; this is encoded by the coding sequence ATGAACAAGATATTCATTCGACTTGTGATGCTCCTGGCAGTTTTACTGACTTCGCAAACTGCGTCAGCGGCCATTGATCCTAATGGTGTCTTGGATGAAGTGGCCGTGCGTTTCATGACGGCCAGTGCTACTTGGGGCACGGTAATTACAAACTATGCCGCCTGGCTATTCTGGACGCTGGGTACGATATCCCTTGTTTGGACTGGCGGGACCTTAATCCTTAAACAAGCGGATATAAGGGAGTTTTTTGCCGAGTTCGTCCGCTTCATCCTGACGTTTGGTTTCTTTCTTTGGTTGCTCAGAAACGGCCCAGACTTTGCGACGTCAATCATTGACTCGTTGAGAATGATCGGTGCTCAAGCCGGTGGCCTTCCGAGAGACCTAACCCCGTCTGAACCTATTAGTATTGCGTTCGATATTATTGTGAAAGCGGGTGAGTCCTACAGCATTACAAGCCCGATAGATAACTTGTCTATCTTCTTAATCACGCTGGCAATTTTGGCCTGTATGGCGGTAGTGGCGGCCAATGTGTTGTTGGCCTTGGTGACGGCTTGGATATTGATCTATGCCGGTGTCTTCGTGCTGGGGTTTGGTGGTTCGCGTTGGACTTCAGATATAGCAATCAACTACTTCAAAAGCGTATTGGGCGTTGCTTTGAAGTTGATGACAATGACGTTGCTCATTGGTATTGCCATGTCGATCATGGACGGTTTCTATGCCGACCTATCCAATGATGCCCCTATGCGTGAACTGCTGGTGATCTTTGTCGTTTCACTGGTTCTTGTGATGCTCATTCACTCGGTTTCCAATGTGGTCGCCAGCCTGGTTCCTGGAGGCGGCGCGGCGGTAGGTGCTGGCAGTATCAGTGCCGGAGCGATGGCCGGAGCGGCTGTTGCCACTGGCGGTATGGCTGCCGGTGCAGCAATGGCTACCGCCGGCGGTGCGTCTGCTATTCAAGCTGCATTTGCAAAAGCGGGTGAGAACGTAGCGAACAATACTGATGTTATGTCGAGCCTGGGCAGAGCATTTAGCGGTGGCAGCGATTCTGATGAAGCTGGCTCCTTTTCCCAAGCTTCCGGTCAATCTTCTAGTGGTGGCGAATCCTCTGGCGGCTTTAAAGGTAGCGCTGTAAAAGCGGGGCGTATTGCAGCGGATACCGGTGCGAATTTGATGAAGGGAGTGGGTGATATGGCCGGGGATAGAATCAGTGGCACTGCTGGAGGCCGTTTAGCCAGCTCGATCAGAAACAATACGAAAGATAACGGGGATAGTGATGACCAGGAGGGCGACTGA
- the norV gene encoding anaerobic nitric oxide reductase flavorubredoxin — MSIHVKNNIHWVGQRDWEVQNFHGTEYKITRGTSYNSYLIKEEKNVLIDTVDHRFSQQFVQNLEMEIDLNQIDYIVINHAEEDHAGALGALLAKIPNTPIYCTENAIDSITGHHHQPDWNFNVVKTGDSIDLGNGKALVFVESPMLHWPDSMMTYMTGDAVLFSNDAFGQHYCDEHLFNDEVDQVELYEQCLRYYANILTPFSPLVTSKIKEVLSLELPVDMIATAHGIVWRDNPTQIIHQYLEWADNYQEDRITLFYDSMSNNTRMMADAIAQGINDVDPNVAVKVFNVSLHDKNEILSNVFRSKGILVGSSTMNNVMMPKVAGMLEEITGLRFKNKKAAAFGSYGWNGGAVDRIHTRLMDCGFETAISKKTKWRPDGKAMQECRDYGRQIAKEWALHDLSNVSHSAPKNVTNIMTNKAVAQPTQAASAIEATNEPAIEPTTIEPVNSTNSSAEDQQAMLCTVCQWVYEPKLGEPNQGVEPGTAWGQVPEDFLCPECGIGKEVFEPCASTLGNNIDKDNQSQVA; from the coding sequence ATGTCTATTCATGTTAAAAATAATATCCACTGGGTTGGTCAACGTGATTGGGAAGTACAAAATTTCCATGGTACAGAATATAAAATCACACGTGGCACCAGCTATAACAGTTATCTAATTAAAGAAGAAAAAAACGTTTTAATCGATACCGTAGATCACCGTTTTAGCCAGCAATTTGTCCAAAACTTAGAAATGGAAATTGATCTTAACCAGATTGACTACATCGTTATCAACCATGCTGAAGAAGATCACGCCGGGGCTTTAGGGGCGCTATTAGCCAAAATTCCTAACACGCCAATTTATTGTACAGAGAATGCCATTGATTCGATTACTGGTCACCACCATCAGCCTGATTGGAACTTTAATGTAGTTAAAACCGGCGACAGCATCGACTTAGGTAATGGCAAAGCGCTTGTATTCGTCGAGTCTCCAATGCTGCATTGGCCAGATAGCATGATGACTTACATGACTGGAGATGCCGTGCTATTTAGTAACGATGCATTTGGTCAGCACTACTGTGATGAACACCTATTTAATGATGAAGTCGATCAGGTTGAGCTTTATGAGCAATGCTTACGTTATTACGCCAACATTCTGACACCATTTAGCCCATTAGTGACCTCTAAAATCAAAGAGGTGCTTAGCCTAGAGCTACCCGTTGATATGATCGCAACCGCTCACGGTATTGTATGGCGCGATAACCCAACTCAAATTATTCACCAATACCTAGAGTGGGCGGATAACTACCAGGAAGATCGCATCACTTTATTTTATGACTCAATGTCGAACAACACTCGCATGATGGCTGATGCTATTGCTCAAGGCATTAATGATGTAGATCCGAATGTGGCGGTGAAAGTGTTTAACGTCTCTTTGCACGATAAAAATGAAATCTTATCTAATGTATTCCGTTCAAAAGGTATCTTGGTTGGCTCTTCTACCATGAACAACGTTATGATGCCTAAAGTCGCTGGCATGCTAGAAGAAATCACAGGATTACGCTTTAAGAACAAAAAAGCGGCGGCATTTGGTAGCTATGGCTGGAATGGCGGTGCGGTTGACCGTATCCACACCCGCTTGATGGACTGTGGCTTTGAAACCGCAATTAGTAAGAAAACCAAATGGCGCCCTGATGGCAAAGCAATGCAAGAATGTCGTGATTATGGCCGTCAAATAGCAAAAGAATGGGCACTGCATGATCTATCCAATGTGAGTCATTCTGCGCCTAAGAACGTCACCAATATCATGACAAATAAAGCGGTTGCTCAACCCACTCAAGCTGCCAGTGCGATTGAAGCGACAAATGAGCCTGCAATCGAACCGACTACTATCGAGCCAGTGAATAGCACAAATTCGTCAGCCGAAGATCAGCAAGCGATGCTATGTACCGTTTGCCAATGGGTCTATGAGCCTAAACTTGGTGAGCCCAACCAAGGCGTTGAACCTGGAACCGCTTGGGGACAAGTACCTGAAGATTTCTTATGCCCTGAATGTGGCATTGGTAAAGAAGTGTTTGAGCCTTGTGCCAGCACATTAGGCAACAATATCGACAAAGATAACCAATCTCAGGTGGCGTAA
- a CDS encoding conjugal transfer protein TrbL, with protein sequence MNQTGGFDGLSSEDQKEAHQAHAEWQERDPEKRTFDVEDYVSYAQERQQERNEEVASFVKKGRMA encoded by the coding sequence ATGAATCAAACCGGTGGCTTTGATGGATTATCCAGTGAGGACCAGAAAGAAGCCCACCAAGCACACGCAGAATGGCAAGAGCGAGACCCGGAAAAGCGCACCTTCGACGTTGAGGACTATGTGTCGTATGCCCAGGAACGCCAGCAGGAGCGCAACGAAGAGGTTGCCAGTTTTGTTAAAAAAGGTCGCATGGCCTAA
- the map gene encoding type I methionyl aminopeptidase → MHSQVMIKSEEDISLMRESGKLLAQVFKMLDEYVQPGISTMDINNKVEQYIVNELNARPASKGQYDYQYVLNSSINEVVCHGVPKQTEILKKSDIINLDITLEKNGFIADSSKMYVMPSASPLAIQLVKTTYNAMWEGIKNVKPGAKLGDIGHAIQRHAESHGYTIVREYCGHGIGREMHEEPQVLHYGHPNSGLTLKEGMIFTIEPMINQGAAKIKTKKDGWTVVTRDKKLSAQWEHTVLVTRTGYEVLTLRENEKLSTM, encoded by the coding sequence ATGCATAGTCAAGTAATGATTAAATCCGAAGAAGATATCTCTTTGATGCGAGAATCAGGTAAGTTGCTTGCGCAGGTTTTTAAGATGCTTGACGAATACGTCCAACCTGGTATCTCTACGATGGATATTAACAATAAAGTTGAGCAGTATATTGTTAATGAACTCAACGCTCGTCCTGCAAGTAAAGGACAGTATGATTATCAATATGTATTAAATTCATCGATAAATGAAGTAGTGTGCCACGGAGTACCTAAACAGACAGAAATTTTAAAAAAGTCCGACATTATCAACCTAGATATTACTCTAGAAAAGAATGGGTTCATTGCTGATTCAAGCAAAATGTATGTAATGCCTTCAGCCTCACCGCTGGCTATTCAATTGGTAAAAACAACTTATAACGCTATGTGGGAAGGTATTAAGAATGTAAAACCTGGAGCAAAACTTGGTGACATTGGTCATGCAATACAAAGACATGCAGAATCCCATGGGTACACTATTGTAAGAGAGTATTGTGGACATGGAATAGGTCGTGAAATGCATGAGGAACCACAGGTGCTTCATTACGGTCATCCAAATAGTGGGCTCACATTAAAAGAGGGAATGATATTCACTATTGAACCAATGATTAATCAAGGTGCCGCGAAGATAAAAACTAAAAAAGATGGTTGGACGGTAGTTACTAGAGATAAAAAACTCTCTGCACAATGGGAACATACAGTATTGGTCACTCGTACAGGCTATGAGGTTCTCACGCTGAGAGAAAACGAGAAGCTGTCAACGATGTAA
- the traI gene encoding TraI/MobA(P) family conjugative relaxase, with the protein MIAKHVPMRSQGKSDFAGLVNYITDHQCKAHRLGNVRLNNCEAKSVRDAISEVLATQFANTRAKSDKTYHLIVSFPNGEQLEAHTLAAIEERLCQGLGYGEHQRVSAVHNDTDNQHIHIAINKIHPTRNTIHEPYYPHKKLAEMCEAIEQDFGLQPDNHIPRKRGAESRAMDMERHSGIESLVGWVKRECMDEIKSANSWQALHQVMQDNGLQLRTRGNGLVIVADGEAIIKASTLGREFSKPKLEARLGPFEATASDSVKPSRQYTHRPVHFKVNTTELYARYQAEQKRAAASKSQALEQARRDKDRHVENAKRKGRGRRAAIKLTGSNKLTKTLLYKQASNALKSELERIHKRYQEQRQTIYQSNKRQAWADWLKSEALLGDSEALKALRSREAAQKLKGNTLKGDAVQAEPKATVDTITKKGTIIYRAGNSAVRDDGERLQVSTASNQTSVLTALKIAMERYGNRITVNGSPEFKARVIKAAVDGNLSIKFADQELERRRQALMAQNNMAKRSDKPGVLPIGKVPPPRRGRLQNLSQLEVLAIQSGSVTQKAAVMSALEQRKAKLQAEQAAKKAKRQQKSHSR; encoded by the coding sequence ATGATCGCCAAGCATGTACCGATGCGTTCTCAGGGGAAATCTGACTTTGCAGGCTTGGTGAATTACATCACCGATCACCAGTGCAAAGCGCATCGACTTGGTAACGTTCGTTTAAATAACTGTGAAGCGAAAAGCGTACGCGATGCGATCAGTGAGGTGTTGGCGACTCAGTTTGCGAACACCCGAGCAAAGAGTGATAAAACCTACCACCTGATAGTGAGCTTCCCTAATGGTGAACAGTTAGAAGCGCATACTTTAGCCGCGATAGAAGAACGCCTTTGCCAAGGCTTGGGCTACGGTGAGCATCAGCGTGTCAGTGCTGTACATAACGATACGGACAATCAACATATCCATATAGCAATTAACAAGATTCACCCTACTCGCAACACAATCCATGAGCCGTACTACCCGCATAAGAAGCTAGCGGAAATGTGCGAGGCCATCGAGCAGGACTTTGGTTTGCAGCCGGATAATCATATACCGCGCAAGCGCGGGGCCGAATCACGTGCGATGGATATGGAGCGGCATTCGGGTATTGAAAGCTTAGTGGGTTGGGTGAAGCGCGAATGCATGGACGAGATTAAATCAGCCAATAGCTGGCAGGCGTTGCACCAGGTCATGCAGGACAATGGTTTGCAGTTAAGAACCAGAGGAAATGGTCTAGTGATCGTTGCCGACGGTGAAGCGATCATCAAAGCGAGCACCTTGGGACGTGAGTTTTCTAAACCCAAACTCGAAGCGCGCCTTGGTCCCTTTGAAGCGACTGCATCGGATTCTGTTAAGCCGAGCCGCCAATATACACACCGACCTGTTCACTTTAAGGTGAATACCACCGAGCTATATGCCCGTTATCAAGCAGAGCAGAAACGTGCCGCAGCGAGTAAGTCGCAAGCCCTTGAACAGGCTCGTCGTGATAAAGATCGACATGTTGAAAACGCCAAGAGGAAAGGGCGTGGCCGTCGCGCAGCGATTAAGTTAACCGGTAGCAATAAGCTTACTAAGACGCTTTTGTACAAACAGGCCAGCAATGCATTAAAAAGCGAGCTTGAGCGCATTCACAAGCGTTACCAAGAGCAACGGCAAACGATATATCAAAGCAATAAACGCCAAGCCTGGGCGGATTGGTTAAAGAGCGAGGCATTGCTGGGAGATAGCGAGGCCCTCAAAGCGCTACGTAGCAGAGAGGCTGCACAAAAGCTTAAAGGTAATACCCTCAAAGGAGATGCAGTTCAGGCTGAGCCCAAAGCAACGGTCGATACGATTACGAAAAAAGGCACCATTATTTATCGAGCAGGTAACAGCGCCGTGCGTGATGATGGTGAGCGTCTGCAAGTGTCGACGGCTTCCAACCAAACCAGTGTCTTAACTGCACTAAAGATAGCAATGGAGCGTTACGGTAATCGTATTACCGTGAATGGTTCGCCTGAGTTCAAAGCGCGAGTAATCAAGGCGGCGGTAGATGGCAATCTGTCTATCAAATTTGCCGATCAAGAACTAGAACGCCGTCGTCAGGCATTAATGGCCCAGAATAACATGGCCAAGCGGTCTGATAAGCCTGGCGTGTTACCGATTGGCAAAGTGCCACCTCCACGCCGTGGCCGGTTGCAAAACCTATCTCAGTTAGAGGTCTTAGCGATACAGTCAGGCTCTGTAACTCAAAAAGCGGCGGTCATGTCGGCACTAGAGCAGCGTAAAGCTAAGCTCCAAGCTGAGCAGGCAGCTAAAAAAGCGAAACGACAACAAAAGAGCCACTCACGTTGA
- a CDS encoding ParD-like family protein yields the protein MGIVKISEELHEELRKASSVMSRSINSQAEFWIKMGMLAELHPQLSFNQIMTNLMQSANVSATNISTSEEQYDA from the coding sequence ATGGGTATTGTTAAAATTTCAGAAGAACTGCATGAAGAACTTCGTAAAGCAAGTTCAGTCATGTCACGTTCAATCAATTCGCAAGCAGAATTTTGGATCAAAATGGGTATGTTAGCCGAGCTACATCCTCAGCTTTCATTTAATCAGATCATGACGAATCTGATGCAATCTGCAAACGTTTCGGCTACAAATATCTCAACATCTGAAGAGCAGTATGATGCATAG
- the norR gene encoding nitric oxide reductase transcriptional regulator NorR, whose translation MEKFHSQITQLALDLTLGISNQDRFDRLLEVLRNILNCDAAALLAYRKQQFVPLAIDGLYDEVMGRRFNLDEHPRLEAIARAGDVVRFPADSDIADPYDGLIPNKGDKLHVHACVGLPLIAHGHLIGALTIDGFDAHQFDTFTDSDLRTISALAAASLHTSLLVKQLESQVVNASDTDSHITKEMNLSEEMVGQSGAMMDLRMQIQAVANTDLSVLIMGETGVGKELVATAIHNQSNRAKQNLVYLNCAALPESVAESELFGHVKGAFTGAISHRKGKFELADNGTLFLDEVGELPLGLQSKLLRVLQYGDLQRVGDDSVLKVNTRIVAATNRDLHQDVVNGKFRADLYHRLSVFPIHVPALRERTGDITLLSGFFIEKCKHKLNLNHLSISPAALQLLGQYSWPGNIRQLEHAIHRAAVLAKTETRQPSPIILQPHHFELIQTESPSTQGGENQNQLEDTVNSDITKDYSLGLKAATETFQAQVIMDALNNNQQNWSATARELKIDSGNLHRLARRLGLKS comes from the coding sequence ATGGAGAAATTTCATTCACAAATAACGCAACTCGCGCTTGATTTGACGTTAGGAATATCCAATCAAGACCGTTTTGATCGTCTTCTAGAAGTATTAAGGAATATTTTAAATTGTGATGCAGCGGCATTGCTTGCTTATCGAAAGCAACAGTTTGTGCCATTAGCGATTGATGGTTTGTATGATGAGGTGATGGGGCGACGATTTAATCTTGATGAGCATCCCCGTTTAGAAGCGATTGCACGAGCGGGGGATGTGGTTCGCTTTCCTGCCGATAGCGATATTGCTGACCCTTATGATGGACTGATCCCGAATAAAGGGGATAAGTTACACGTCCATGCTTGTGTCGGATTACCGCTAATTGCACATGGCCATTTGATTGGGGCGCTGACGATAGATGGTTTTGATGCGCATCAGTTTGATACTTTCACCGATAGTGACTTACGAACCATTAGTGCGCTGGCAGCCGCGAGCTTACATACCTCCTTATTAGTGAAGCAATTGGAATCACAGGTGGTGAATGCCAGTGATACAGACTCTCATATCACCAAAGAAATGAATTTAAGTGAGGAGATGGTTGGTCAGTCGGGCGCGATGATGGATTTAAGAATGCAGATCCAAGCGGTGGCGAATACCGACCTTTCGGTTTTGATTATGGGAGAAACCGGGGTTGGTAAAGAGCTTGTCGCGACCGCCATTCATAATCAATCGAATCGTGCCAAGCAAAACTTGGTGTATTTAAACTGTGCGGCTTTACCTGAGTCGGTGGCGGAAAGTGAGTTATTTGGCCATGTAAAAGGGGCCTTTACTGGCGCGATTAGTCACCGTAAAGGCAAGTTTGAATTAGCCGATAATGGCACGTTATTTTTAGATGAAGTGGGTGAATTGCCTTTAGGGCTGCAATCCAAATTATTGCGAGTATTGCAATATGGCGATTTACAGCGAGTTGGCGATGACAGTGTGCTTAAAGTGAATACCCGCATTGTGGCAGCAACCAACCGAGACTTGCATCAAGATGTAGTGAACGGCAAGTTTCGGGCGGATTTATATCACCGCTTGAGTGTTTTTCCCATTCATGTTCCGGCGCTCAGAGAGCGAACAGGGGATATTACCTTGTTGAGTGGCTTTTTTATTGAAAAGTGCAAACACAAACTGAATTTGAATCATCTAAGTATCTCCCCTGCGGCTTTGCAGTTATTGGGGCAATATAGTTGGCCGGGTAATATTCGTCAGCTTGAGCATGCTATCCACCGTGCTGCGGTCTTAGCCAAAACAGAAACGAGACAACCCAGTCCCATAATTTTACAGCCCCATCATTTTGAATTAATACAAACAGAATCACCTTCAACACAAGGTGGTGAGAATCAAAATCAGCTAGAGGATACCGTTAATTCTGATATAACTAAGGACTACTCTTTGGGTCTAAAAGCGGCTACTGAAACATTTCAGGCGCAAGTGATCATGGATGCACTGAACAATAATCAGCAAAACTGGTCTGCTACTGCTCGTGAGTTAAAAATTGACAGTGGTAATTTGCATCGATTAGCAAGACGTCTAGGATTAAAGTCATAG
- a CDS encoding DUF1971 domain-containing protein, producing MSHLVIPTHWKIRRSTHFFTKDNVPKALLTHHNTAEGVFGQICVMQGTVTFYGFANEQATEPEQVVVINAGSFATSPPQYWHRVELSDDAQFNINFWAEEETGNKAMFKSSRIHNKPIDGLLD from the coding sequence ATGAGCCATTTAGTCATACCAACACATTGGAAAATCCGACGTTCTACTCACTTTTTTACGAAAGATAATGTGCCTAAAGCGTTATTGACTCATCACAATACCGCAGAAGGTGTTTTTGGGCAGATCTGTGTGATGCAAGGAACGGTTACTTTTTATGGGTTTGCAAATGAGCAGGCCACTGAGCCAGAACAAGTAGTGGTGATTAATGCCGGTTCGTTTGCCACGAGTCCTCCTCAATATTGGCATCGTGTTGAACTCAGCGATGATGCTCAATTTAATATTAATTTTTGGGCGGAAGAAGAGACCGGTAATAAAGCAATGTTTAAGAGCTCAAGAATTCATAACAAACCAATCGATGGTTTACTTGATTAG
- the norW gene encoding NADH:flavorubredoxin reductase NorW, protein MNNPIMIIGSGFAAYQLVKALRRSDKQTPITVITADDGHDYNKPDLSHVFTNKHNADALIRQAADSFAQDNDITIYTQTKVETIDRHAQNVTTTKGDVLSYSKLVLATGASTFIPAMNGSAVKEVITLNSRIEYQAAQHKLDQAEHVLIIGAGLIGTELAMDLSISGKTVSIVDPCDSVMQTMLPDAISTPLQKKLTQGGVKLHLNNTVQALEQTDFGVEVILNSGEQFLVDSVISASGLKPNIQLAQQTGLTVDKGIVVNRQLQTSDSNIYALGDCAQIENKVLSYLQPTLLSANVLAKVLLQTAGPAATLKLPAMLVKVKTPNLPVQLAGQTGQSVPKWSIELDQEGITARAFDYDNKLVGFVTTQNHMSNALKILKDLPALL, encoded by the coding sequence ATGAATAATCCAATTATGATCATAGGCAGTGGTTTCGCTGCCTATCAATTAGTGAAGGCATTACGCCGTTCAGATAAACAAACCCCAATCACAGTGATTACCGCTGATGATGGCCATGACTACAATAAGCCCGATCTTAGCCATGTGTTTACCAACAAACACAATGCCGATGCGCTTATCCGCCAAGCTGCAGATAGCTTTGCACAAGATAATGACATCACAATCTATACCCAAACCAAAGTGGAAACGATTGATCGCCACGCACAAAACGTGACAACAACCAAAGGTGATGTGCTTAGCTATTCAAAACTGGTCTTGGCGACCGGCGCTTCAACTTTTATTCCAGCGATGAATGGCTCAGCGGTAAAGGAGGTGATAACCCTCAATAGCCGTATCGAGTATCAAGCCGCACAGCATAAACTGGACCAAGCAGAGCATGTACTCATTATTGGCGCGGGCCTAATTGGCACTGAACTGGCAATGGATCTTTCAATATCAGGTAAAACCGTGTCGATTGTTGATCCTTGCGACAGCGTCATGCAAACCATGTTACCAGATGCTATTTCTACGCCTTTACAGAAAAAGTTAACCCAAGGTGGTGTGAAGTTACATTTAAATAATACCGTGCAAGCACTCGAACAAACGGACTTTGGCGTAGAGGTTATTCTCAATTCTGGTGAACAATTTCTTGTTGATAGTGTTATTTCAGCTTCAGGACTCAAGCCCAATATCCAACTAGCACAACAGACTGGTTTAACGGTAGATAAAGGAATAGTAGTCAATCGTCAATTACAAACATCCGACTCAAATATCTATGCACTTGGTGATTGTGCTCAAATTGAGAACAAAGTCCTCTCATATCTACAGCCAACCTTATTAAGCGCCAACGTTTTAGCTAAAGTCTTATTACAAACAGCAGGCCCAGCAGCAACGTTAAAATTGCCGGCTATGTTGGTAAAAGTAAAAACGCCTAATTTACCCGTTCAATTAGCCGGGCAAACTGGTCAATCCGTACCAAAGTGGTCGATTGAATTAGATCAGGAAGGCATCACCGCTCGTGCATTTGATTACGATAATAAACTGGTCGGCTTTGTCACCACACAAAACCACATGAGTAATGCGTTGAAAATACTCAAAGACCTACCAGCATTACTGTAA